A part of Bartonella quintana genomic DNA contains:
- the parE gene encoding DNA topoisomerase IV subunit B, whose product MSDKNKDLFSILNKAQSQINTKEKNLKPSMSSEAMTSKKDTQEDNYNALSIRVLKGLEPVRLRPGMYIGGTDSKALHHLFAEIIDNAMDEAVAGYADLIDVSLEKNGYLTVTDNGRGIPVENHPQMLDKSTLEVIMTQLHSGGKFDGKAYQTAGGLHGVGISVVNALSDDMEVEVARERKLYRQRFSRGIPQSRLEDLGYVYNRRGTRVRFHPDSEIFGEKAAFDPEKIYEMARSKAYLFGGVKIRWNCDPVILEGTKNIPEKAVFHFPDGLKDYLLSSLKDEYRVTSEIFSGKTKHYNDHSSVEWAIAWHGGNPYVQSYCNTIPTREGGTHEIGLRQALLRGLKSYAELIGNKRAAVITSDDVMISTAAILSVFIKNPEFVGQTKDRLATIEAQRIVENAIRDPFDHWLTNSPQESTKLLDWVIERAEERIRRRQDREINRKTAVRKLRLPGKLADCSQNCAAGAELFIVEGDSAGGSAKQARNRANQAILPLRGKILNVASAAHEKMNSSQTIGDLILALGCGTRSNYREKDLRYERIIIMTDADVDGAHIASLLITFFFQEMPDLIRQGHLYLAVPPLYRISQGGKVAYARDDTHKNELLKTEFTGKAKIEIGRFKGLGEMRAEQLKETTMHPQKRTLLRVSIDIAEMQETKHTVESLMGTKSEARFRFIQENSTFASNLDI is encoded by the coding sequence ATGAGCGATAAAAACAAAGATCTTTTTAGTATTTTAAATAAGGCTCAATCTCAGATAAACACAAAAGAAAAAAATCTGAAGCCTTCAATGAGCTCAGAAGCAATGACTTCGAAAAAAGATACGCAAGAAGATAACTATAATGCCCTCTCTATTCGCGTGCTTAAGGGCTTAGAGCCCGTACGTTTACGCCCTGGAATGTATATTGGTGGAACAGACAGTAAGGCACTGCATCATTTGTTTGCTGAAATTATTGACAATGCCATGGATGAAGCGGTGGCTGGTTATGCAGACTTAATTGACGTGTCCTTAGAGAAAAACGGTTATTTAACTGTTACAGATAATGGACGCGGCATTCCTGTTGAAAATCATCCTCAAATGTTGGACAAATCTACTCTTGAAGTCATTATGACGCAACTCCATTCAGGTGGAAAATTTGATGGAAAAGCTTATCAAACTGCTGGTGGGTTACACGGAGTAGGAATTTCTGTCGTCAATGCTCTTTCTGATGATATGGAAGTTGAAGTAGCACGAGAACGAAAACTTTACCGACAACGCTTCTCACGTGGTATTCCTCAATCTAGGTTGGAAGATTTGGGTTATGTTTATAATCGTCGTGGTACACGCGTTCGGTTTCATCCTGATAGCGAAATTTTTGGCGAAAAAGCAGCTTTTGATCCAGAAAAAATTTATGAGATGGCGCGCTCCAAGGCCTATCTTTTTGGCGGTGTAAAAATTCGTTGGAATTGCGATCCTGTCATACTTGAAGGAACAAAGAATATTCCCGAAAAAGCTGTTTTCCACTTCCCTGATGGACTTAAAGATTATTTACTCTCGTCACTGAAAGATGAATATCGGGTAACATCGGAAATTTTTTCTGGCAAAACAAAACACTATAATGATCATAGCTCAGTTGAATGGGCTATTGCTTGGCATGGTGGCAATCCTTACGTACAGTCTTACTGCAATACGATTCCTACCAGAGAAGGAGGAACACACGAAATAGGACTGCGTCAAGCTCTTTTGCGCGGATTGAAATCCTATGCTGAGTTAATAGGCAACAAGCGTGCTGCTGTTATTACATCCGATGATGTTATGATTTCAACGGCTGCAATACTTTCAGTTTTCATCAAAAATCCTGAATTTGTTGGACAAACCAAAGATCGATTAGCAACAATCGAAGCACAGCGTATCGTTGAGAATGCAATACGCGATCCTTTCGACCATTGGCTGACAAATTCTCCACAAGAATCAACAAAACTTCTTGATTGGGTTATTGAGCGTGCTGAAGAACGCATCAGACGACGCCAAGACAGAGAAATAAACCGAAAAACTGCTGTACGTAAATTACGTCTCCCCGGTAAACTGGCAGATTGTAGCCAAAACTGTGCTGCTGGTGCGGAATTATTTATTGTTGAAGGTGACTCGGCTGGTGGTTCCGCTAAACAAGCACGCAACAGAGCAAACCAAGCAATTTTACCTCTTCGTGGAAAAATCTTAAATGTAGCCAGTGCTGCACACGAGAAAATGAACTCAAGCCAAACAATTGGTGATCTTATACTTGCTCTTGGATGTGGAACGCGCTCTAATTATCGCGAAAAAGATCTCAGATATGAACGTATTATTATTATGACAGATGCGGATGTTGATGGTGCTCATATTGCCTCACTCCTTATTACCTTCTTTTTTCAAGAAATGCCGGATCTTATTCGTCAAGGACATTTATACCTTGCTGTCCCTCCCCTTTACAGAATATCGCAAGGGGGAAAAGTCGCTTATGCACGTGACGACACCCATAAGAATGAATTGCTAAAAACTGAATTTACCGGAAAAGCTAAAATCGAAATTGGACGTTTTAAAGGACTTGGAGAAATGCGCGCTGAACAGCTTAAAGAAACGACTATGCATCCTCAAAAACGTACACTGCTACGCGTTTCTATTGATATAGCAGAAATGCAAGAAACTAAACATACAGTAGAAAGCTTAATGGGAACGAAATCAGAAGCACGATTTCGATTCATACAAGAAAATTCTACTTTTGCTTCCAATCTAGACATCTAA